AAGCCATATCTACGCAAAGGGAACACCGTTCGAACGAGTTGCCTTACACAATATTTCGGTGACGATTCCATCCGGTTCGTTTGTCGGAATTATAGGCCAGACGGGCTCAGGTAAGTCAACGCTGATTCAGCATTTGAACGGGTTGCTGATGCCTAGTTCAGGGCAGATTACCCTGGGTGATGCGGTCATTACTCCAAAGCGACGATTACCCCATGCTAAAAGGCGCGATATTGGGCTCGTCTTTCAATATCCTGAACATCAGTTGTTTGAAGAAACGGTTGCGAAGGATGTTGCTTTTGGACCGCTCAATTTTGACTTGCCAACGGAAATGGTGAAAGCCCGCGTAAAGGAGTCCCTTGAAATTGTTGGCCTGGATTATGCCACGATCAAGGATCGTTCGCCATTTCATTTAAGTGGCGGACAAATGCGACGTGTTGCTTTGGCTGGTGTTCTTGCCATGCAGCCGAAGGTTCTGGTATTGGATGAACCAACTGCGGGTCTTGATCCTGCGGGACGAGTCACGATTCTGGAAGGGATCTACCGGATTCATCAGGAACAAAACCTCACGACACTATTGGTTACACACAGCATGGAAGAGGCAGCCCGCTATGCAGACTATTTGCTTGTGATGGCAAAAGGTCAAGTAGCTTTGCAGGGGAAGCCAGAGGAAGTATTCATGCAAGTGGAGCGTCTCCGAGAACTGTCTTTGGATGTACCGGAAACGGTGGCTTTCGTATCGCAAATGAATCAAATGCTGCCGGACAAGGCTAGTCTGCCGAGCTCCCTTTATCGGGAGGAAGAGCTGATTGCCCATCTGCTGGAACGACTGTCCGTACCAAAGGAGGGCTAGGCATGCTCCAGAATATCGCAATTGGTCAATACGTACCAGGGCAATCTTTTTTACATCGTGCAGATCCGCGAAGCAAGCTTCTCTTCATCATCCTTTTTGCTACCTTGATTTTTCTGGCTAACAATGCGGTTACCTACGCTATACTCATTGGTTTTACCTTGTATGCTGCACTTCTTTCTAGGCTTTCATTGTCCTATATATTAA
This genomic stretch from Brevibacillus brevis harbors:
- a CDS encoding energy-coupling factor transporter ATPase → MQITFDQVSHIYAKGTPFERVALHNISVTIPSGSFVGIIGQTGSGKSTLIQHLNGLLMPSSGQITLGDAVITPKRRLPHAKRRDIGLVFQYPEHQLFEETVAKDVAFGPLNFDLPTEMVKARVKESLEIVGLDYATIKDRSPFHLSGGQMRRVALAGVLAMQPKVLVLDEPTAGLDPAGRVTILEGIYRIHQEQNLTTLLVTHSMEEAARYADYLLVMAKGQVALQGKPEEVFMQVERLRELSLDVPETVAFVSQMNQMLPDKASLPSSLYREEELIAHLLERLSVPKEG